The uncultured Trichococcus sp. DNA segment TCCAACAGTTGTAGGGTATTCTATATCTACTTTATATTTATTTTTAACATAATCACGATGGGTTTTTTCTCCAAAATACTCACAGTAGTCTCTTAATTGATCACCCAGACTATGGACTTCAGCAGTGAAACCAGTTCTTGTTCTACCAATATTTTTCAGAACTCCTCTATTTGATTTTTTATAATCAATAATCTCCCACCTTCTTTCCATCATATTAAAACCTATTAAATCTGGCTTCAAGTCATGTGGGTATATATCGAGTACATTCTCTAAAGTAGCCTGATGTATCAAATGTTCTAAACCTAAACCCTCTTTAAGAATAATACTATTTACCTCAAGAAACTTATCAATTACCAATTCCGGCGTGTTTTCGTCCATAATTAACTTCAAAAAGTTATTTGCAACAAATTTTAAGTAAATCAAATAATTCTCGGTATGACCTTCTAAATGATATATGTAGGGACCAACAAAGGACTTTACAATTTCAAGTGCCAATTCATCTATATTGTTCAATCGGTAAACAAAGCTATCAAAAGAAAAATACATTCCATAAGCAACTACCTTAATAGAAGATGATCTATTATTCACATCGTAATAGGGCTCAGCGTGATGAAAGATAGACCCTCTTCCACGGTCGTCTGTTTCATGAATTCGAGCTCGAATTGAGTCGCCGTAAACTACCTCATAGGAAAAATATCCCTTATTTTCTCTTAACTCAAATTCTATTTTGTCGTATTTTTTGTAATAGTAGATTTTTACATGCATTTTTTCTAGATTATTGAATGGAACGGGAAGAACATCTTTTAAATCTATACCGATTTTACTATATTGTTTTGACAGCTCATACAACGCTTTAATTAAGTCCTTCATGAATAGCTCTGTAAAATACCCAAGTGATTTTTCTTTCTTCAAATTTTCCGCCTCCTACTATTTATTATTAATTAGTATACCTTAAAGGATACTGTAGAAGGATATTCATTTTTGACAATCTTGTGTTTTCAATTTATTTTCAGTTACCAAGTAGTTCATTAAGAATGTAAGTTTTGCTACATAATAGTTTTGGGCCAATCCATTACCCAAGCTTCTTTGTGCATAATAAAAAGGCTGCCCGATTGGACAACCTTTTCTAGTTTTCTATGCTTCTACAATTAGATCCTGAAATCCATCATTGATCAAAATCGTGTCAATGTCCGCTTTGAATTGTGGATAGCGCGCCACTACTGCCACGTAATCCAATTTTCCTGCTGCTATTCTCATTGCCAAGTATCCTGCCATTTTACATTCCTCCCATTAATAAAAAGTCTAGTGCTTCTTGTGCAGCTGACAAATTTGTTTGAGTGATTACCAGTTGTTCTGCCATTTGGGTCAATTTTTCATCGGTTGATAGCTGCAGTGTTGTTGGCTCTGGTGCTTGTCCGCCTTCAATCCATTCCATTCCTGTCCACCTTGGCAGATAAAAGCCTTGCTGCGGTTCTTCTTCGATATACTGCGGATCAAGTTGCGTGTTTCCTTCTGCATCTAATAGCGGCTGAATTTCTTCAACCTGTGTGATGATTCCTTCTTCATCGGTCACATCCACCAGGACTGTTTCCATCAAAAAAGGATGGCTTTCAAAAAGCACATCCTCTAAAAAGTTGCCTGTTGTGGTGTCTATTTTTCTGTATAGTTTCATGTTATACCTCCTTTAATCTATTCTGAATGGCGGTATTCCGTCTAAACAAATATCGGTATTTGTTCCCGACATAACGGAAACCGCCCCATCACTTTGCACTTGTACTACACAACTGGTGCTCGTACTACCAATAAGCTGGAATTTTACAACCGAACCCAATATTCTGTACCCTATCGGTAACGTGAAAGATCTTGAAACCAAAGTGCCACCGGTCACTTTACCTTTCATATGAACGAATCCCATGTCATCTTTCATATAACGGACCGGATAACCGGAAACTTCAGTCCACCCATTCAACAAAGTCGGTGTAATCCATGCTTCTTGCACCTTGTTGGCTTTCTCCTGATACAACGTTTCAATCGTTTGAATCGGCTTCACACCATCAAACCAGCTGTTAGGAAACCGCGCCATCAGCCTGTCCATTTCTGCAAGCGTTGGTTCTTTGCCGGCTCCGAATGCGGCTGTGAGGTTTATTACAGCCATGTTTTTGAATTTTATTATATCACCAGCGATATAATTTGCGGCTGTTGTTTGAAGGAAGAATATGGTTTGGGCACCACTTACGGTAATATCCATTATATTTGAATAGGCATTCCATACATTGGCGGTTGGTACTATGGATTTAGTTGCGGCGTTTAAACTTGTGTAACAAGTGATGGCGTTGGCGTATTTTGGTAATATACCAAATCTGAAATAATATTTCCCAGCCGACAATGTTGTGGAATAATTTAATCTTGAATATAAACTTGTGGTTGCCAATGTCAAAGTGCCTTCATTGTTTGATACTGACAATGCGCCGTCAATGCCTAGCCATCCAGTCGTTCCATTCGAGAAATCACCATTTGCCACATCGTTCTTCGCTTCAAACTCCGTCCGCGCATCAACGGCCATCAGTTTATTCAGCGAAGCATTTGCTCGGAACAAATTCTTTGTGCCGTCAAACCAAGAATTTGTGAACTTGGCCAGGATCCCATCCATTTGTTCGGCTGTTGGTTCGTTTCCTTTGCCGAATGCGGCGGTCAGGTCAATAACGATTGCATCATCAAATTTAAACGTTTGATTTGCAGTGTAGTTTGTTGTTTCGTGCGAAAGGACTATCGCCTTTTGTATGTTTCCGGTTGTTATTTTATCCGTTCTGCTTACTAAATTCCATTGATTTGCAATAGTTTTGTTATTAACTATGTTTTGCCCATCAAAACCAATTTTGACCGGCTGAGAAGAAACCGATGGAAATACTTTTGCGGCAAAGTAAATGGTATTCCCATCCGGAATATTTACCATTTGATACACACCGTTCACGGAAGCTGGTGTTATAACAGTAAAAACAAGTTCGCTATTAACGACACTTCTTGATGATGATGATAGACCTAAATCGATCCATCCTGTTTTACCGTTGCTGAAATCCCCATTAGCTACAAGGCTCGTTCCCATCGCCGTTGTGTCAACCTCCACGTCTTCAAACCGCGCATCCACATCCGCAAAAGTCTTGCCTTTTACTGCGGAAACCTTGTTTGCAGCAGTTGCGGTTTCCTCGGCTGTCAGTCTTGTGTTAAACCCAGCGACAGTAGCGCTGTCGGCATCAGCCCTTGTATGATCGGATTCTGCACGGGTATGATCAGTCCCTGCCAATGTATGGTCATTTGCTGCGGTCGAGTGATCCGTTCCCGCTAACGTGTGATCATTAACAGCGGTCGTATGGTCAGTACCAGCACGAGAATGGTCCGCGTCATATCCAGTCGCCCTTGCTTCTTCTGCAGCATTGAAGGCAGTAGTTCTACCAGCCTCGGACGCATTAAATGTCGTGGTCCTTCCGGCTTCTGATGCATTGAAGGTCGTTGTGCGGCCTGCTTCAGATTCCCCGAAGGTTGTACCTCGTTGCGTTTGTGCATCAGCAAACTGTTGTTGCCTTGTAGCTTCGTTGGCCACAAAGGTATCTATGTAGTCCTGTGCATCCCTTGTCAGTGTGGTCCAGTCATAAATCATGACCTCCTGGGCCACTTTTGTTTCTAGTCCATTCACAATATCGAATTCATACAACTGCGAAGCGTAATCGACGGCGGGCGTTCCTGGTATGGTTACAACCAATTGAATTTTGGCTATACCAGCGTGATTACCTTCGTTTTCTTTCAGCGTATAGGAAAAAGTATTGCCTACTTTATCGACGTCTGTTGATGGATTTTGAAAGAAAGACCCGTCTCTCATATAAATCATCGTGATCGCCGTAGCTGCTGCCTGCTCCTCTACCGTCAAGTCTGATACAACGAACTGGAATACAACTGAATTCAAATCGTTTGTATAAATTTTTGGAATATCAAACTGCTTGGTCTGCTTTGTAGACTTAATTAAAACATCATATTTAACAATTTTTTTTGCCATTCTATTGACTCACTCCTTTGTTAATTTTTTGCTAGAAACGATATACCGGCTAAAGATGTGTATGCAGCACTCGCGATTTTTACAACCACATTCCCATTATCATTCACATCAATTCGTCCAGTCCCACTGCTGAGAGTGGACGGGAAAAGCTCTTTCAGCCCTGGTCTAAATCCGGCTGGTAACGTAAATATGACTGTCCCATCAGCTGTTCCGCCATCCTTAATCAACCCAGTGATGTGAACCATGTTGTCAGGGCCTTTCCAGTATTCCGCCGGCGCGAAACCGTCCCCATAATTAACCCAAGAATTCAATAATGTAGGTGCATAAGTTACGGGCATTCCACTAACTAGGGTCCACCCGTTAATGGCCGCTGCGGATCCATAAAGCCGGTAAACGTTTCGCGATGTCAGGTCGTGCCATATGGCAGAAAAATCAGTTTCATGCCTAATTACATGCACCAATCCGCTAGGGCTAGGCTGACCAGCAACGGAGCCGAGAACAGCATGATAATAGCCACCTGGAACGTCCTGCCAATAAAGCATCGTACCGTCTCCGGTGGGTAATGCGACTGCCTCAATCCCTCCGGTAAACCAGGTTTTCAAATTGTTCTCAAATCCTTCTTTTTCGGCAGCCTTCCCAAACGCAAGGCCTTTGCCGCCGTTGAGATAATCTACCAAAGAAAACCCTGTGGATAATTGCATGGTTTTGGAGATCGTATCGCCCGAGTTGAAATAGTCTTGTACGGTAAATTTAATATCCCAAGAATTATCTCCGCTGATGTCGGACAAAATAGTGACTGTAGACAATGTATAATCTCCGGAGATGTCCGTTTCCGTCCATATTTCGCTTGTTACAGTCTTCTTCGACACTTTATATGCCTTGTCGTTCATGTTGCCCACAGGCGCAATTTCGGCCGCTAACGTGACTTTGGCAAACTCTCCTTCGTCGTCGGGCGTTCCGTCTGCCAAGCATCGGGATGCGGTTAAAACGGTCAATCTCGGCGAAAAGTAAGCCACCACGTTTATTTGTGTGGTGACTGATACCGTGCGTCCCCGCGAATCAGTCAACGAGAACGTGACATCCTGCGTGCCGGATGCATTCAGCTCCGAGGTCGTGGCCGAATTCGTATTATAACTTGTGCCGTTTGCCGTGATTTTATAACTTGCAACGGTGCTCTTGTAGATGCCCGCTCCTGCCATCGCTAACGCCAACTTTGATTTGCTCTGCACATATGCGCCAAATTTCGCGTGCAATCCGGAGACCGCCTCGGCAATGCTGGTGCTTGTGATACTAGGCATAGCCGCGGCGGGTATGTGCGCCGTGAAGTTTATGATTTTTGATCCGATGTAGGTGCCCCCGTTGTAGGTGTCCACTTGGATGCGGCCGCCCCCAGATTCGGCATTCGGGATGCGGTTCGCGTATTCCTCCAGCGGCACCGTCCACTGCAGAGATGTCCCTGCCGCCACTTGATTAATCTGCGTCCAACTACCTACAAAAAAATCATGATAGACGTAATGCGTAAACGAATCCGATGCGCGCGGCAAACTGATTGTGATGGTATCGCCCATGATCGGATTGAAATTGCTCAATGTGGGCGTTGTCGCACGCGGTATAGTATTCAGCCACGCGCTCCCGGAAACATTAACCGTGCCGACATATGAGCCGTTCCAGGTGATGTCAAAATTATGCGATGCGGAAATTGTGAATTGCTTTGTTCCGTCTGCGTTGTGATACACAATAACCCCATGCGATCCGAGTTTTTTGGACCCGTAGCCCGATAGTGTTGATGTGTTATAAAACGTTTTTGTTGAGCCGTTTATCGTAATAGAGCAGGCGGACGATGTCGCATCGCTCACGCTTGCCCAGGACTGTAGTGAGTCTATGTATAAATCAGCCCAAACAGTCGAATAGTTTCCGCTGATGTCCTGCGTAGCGCTCCACTCAATTCGCAAGCGGAAGGCGCTGTTGTTCGTGAAAATCTGTGTGTATGTTCCAGACAATGCCATTAGATCACCCCACCCACTTAAACGATAGATTTCCGTTTGAACGCGGAATAAAAGCATAATTTCCTATTCGGATGCTAGTCAAAACGCGCACATCGGTAATGTAGAAATTGCCGTTCGCCCAATACGCACCCTCAACACCGTTTAGGATAAATGCGATGCGATCGTTTTCGATTTTTAATTTCAGTGGATTCCCAACTTCTCCCAGGATGATGTCCCCGTCCAAAAATTGGATGAATTTGCGAATTTCCTCGAACTGCGTTTGCTGGTCTCCATCCACGTTGTCGATAAACTGCCGAAGCTCACTGAAAGTGAAGGTGAAATCGTTGCTTGTCTGAGTGAACTGCGTTGAAACAGACTCCTTGTACTCATTCAATTCGCTTTTACTCGTGTACGTTTCTGCGACTTCTGTCCGGATCGCCCCGGCAGATTGTTCAATGTTCGAATTAAGTGTCGTGACTTGTTCAGTGACATAATTCTGCACTTTAGTGTTGGTTTCGCTGACATTGTTCGACACGTTTTCGATCGCTTTTTCCGTGTTCAATTGACTTTCAGAAAAGGTCGCGTAATTCGTTCCCAGGGTCAGCTTGTTGTTCTGCGGATTTTCCATATCGATGGTCAACTTTTGGATCAGCATGAACTCATTAAGTTGATGCGCCGGGCTGTTTATTTTTACATATTCAAAAAACCGAAGCTCGTCGATCTGACCATTCGTCATGGATAAATCGATAGCAGATACATCAAGAGAAACGCTCAAATTTATGCGGCTAGCTAGTTCGGCAGCTGCTTTCGTGAGCAGGTTATCTCCAACTGTCACGTCATCCCATGTTTTTGTTGCAAAAATCCAGCCATAAGCATCGACGGCCTCCTGATTAAACACGTAATCAATACCGCCGTTAACGGCCGCAATGGTCAGGCGCTCGTCCGTGTCGTTCCCCAGCTTTGCTCCATAAGGGATCAGCGCCGTTACGATGTCTTGCCCTTTGATTTCCTTGTTCAGATCCAGCAGGTTTTCGCCCAGTTTGATTTCCTGAAGACTTTGCATCGTGCTATCTTCCAGGTAATCCAAGTAGTTGATGCCGCCTGACCTGCGAATCCTAATATAGCCGCCCAGCAGCTTGATCAATTTGTCGTTTACCACATCCCACGCGCTCGATGCTGTGATGCTGGACCGTGTAATGTAATCGTTTGGATCAGTAACGGTAACGTTGCCCAAAATAAAACGTTTAGCTACTTCCACCTGCGCATTATATTCATCCAGGACATAGCTTAAAAAGCCGGACACGCTACCAGAGTAAGAGTACGGCCTAACGATGCCATCATTCAAAAAAGCGAGGTCGCCCTCACAAATGACATCCTTCGCGTTGTTAAAGTCCTGGACATCATCCAGCACACGGCCTCGGAATACTAGATAAGCATCCTGGTAGACTTCGATCGATGATTTCACTCGCTTGATTCGATCGTACATTGGATGGGATGGATAGATTTTAAAATCAAACGATCCCGTTTTGTTGACTTCCAACGCTATTTTTTTTTCGAATATGGCCAGTTCATCAATCCGGGGATCGAATAGCAATTCGTTGTCACAATAGACTGTATAAACCACTACAACGCCCCCTCTTGATATTCAAATAATACAGTAGTGCCTGCTGCTCCTGTGATGGTTAGCAGGTTATCACCATAGCTTAATGCAATATTTGTCAGCCGTTGCGTTCCGGCGTTCACACTGATTGTCTGGCCATTTAATACGACGGTAACCGCAGCACTTGCTGTGATTGTCGGAATCACCCGCTTCCGTTCGTTCGTC contains these protein-coding regions:
- a CDS encoding DUF859 family phage minor structural protein, with the protein product MALSGTYTQIFTNNSAFRLRIEWSATQDISGNYSTVWADLYIDSLQSWASVSDATSSACSITINGSTKTFYNTSTLSGYGSKKLGSHGVIVYHNADGTKQFTISASHNFDITWNGSYVGTVNVSGSAWLNTIPRATTPTLSNFNPIMGDTITISLPRASDSFTHYVYHDFFVGSWTQINQVAAGTSLQWTVPLEEYANRIPNAESGGGRIQVDTYNGGTYIGSKIINFTAHIPAAAMPSITSTSIAEAVSGLHAKFGAYVQSKSKLALAMAGAGIYKSTVASYKITANGTSYNTNSATTSELNASGTQDVTFSLTDSRGRTVSVTTQINVVAYFSPRLTVLTASRCLADGTPDDEGEFAKVTLAAEIAPVGNMNDKAYKVSKKTVTSEIWTETDISGDYTLSTVTILSDISGDNSWDIKFTVQDYFNSGDTISKTMQLSTGFSLVDYLNGGKGLAFGKAAEKEGFENNLKTWFTGGIEAVALPTGDGTMLYWQDVPGGYYHAVLGSVAGQPSPSGLVHVIRHETDFSAIWHDLTSRNVYRLYGSAAAINGWTLVSGMPVTYAPTLLNSWVNYGDGFAPAEYWKGPDNMVHITGLIKDGGTADGTVIFTLPAGFRPGLKELFPSTLSSGTGRIDVNDNGNVVVKIASAAYTSLAGISFLAKN
- a CDS encoding phage tail spike protein — its product is MVYTVYCDNELLFDPRIDELAIFEKKIALEVNKTGSFDFKIYPSHPMYDRIKRVKSSIEVYQDAYLVFRGRVLDDVQDFNNAKDVICEGDLAFLNDGIVRPYSYSGSVSGFLSYVLDEYNAQVEVAKRFILGNVTVTDPNDYITRSSITASSAWDVVNDKLIKLLGGYIRIRRSGGINYLDYLEDSTMQSLQEIKLGENLLDLNKEIKGQDIVTALIPYGAKLGNDTDERLTIAAVNGGIDYVFNQEAVDAYGWIFATKTWDDVTVGDNLLTKAAAELASRINLSVSLDVSAIDLSMTNGQIDELRFFEYVKINSPAHQLNEFMLIQKLTIDMENPQNNKLTLGTNYATFSESQLNTEKAIENVSNNVSETNTKVQNYVTEQVTTLNSNIEQSAGAIRTEVAETYTSKSELNEYKESVSTQFTQTSNDFTFTFSELRQFIDNVDGDQQTQFEEIRKFIQFLDGDIILGEVGNPLKLKIENDRIAFILNGVEGAYWANGNFYITDVRVLTSIRIGNYAFIPRSNGNLSFKWVG